In a single window of the Metopolophium dirhodum isolate CAU chromosome 2, ASM1992520v1, whole genome shotgun sequence genome:
- the LOC132939212 gene encoding uncharacterized protein LOC132939212 isoform X1: MAIIEQLSDVWKQFISFESISELWKNQPTYLLVQMLFIMGGAVTLIHALTNGGRRPILWLCIICHGLVVESICYIMPEIDNFWHSTAPVMFFRHRLPLYVIILYSVFYYIAIEIAYRTNKTKVGFIVTVGLNVFLIDLPYDIMGIKFVHWTWHDTDPNIEDRMYWVPWTSYYFHMVFSASFVFWFFIKGVNLDQTYTSRTEILTSLKAIFLSTPCGILCFSVLYHPLHDLCDVPTQTITVFLMSLYIMLSIFKRKPRKMFHRPSTMILYLIVYYATFLCFAIWGKPENEISIGPHEEIGPCNITVSSFGTELKKRKYLCIEDYNEDFDFHCVNDVPSQHSLMYTICGTPFKNRTEYIILLITIIIVAFTHFNESFKIIKQTKKSH; this comes from the exons ATGGCAATCATCGAACAATTAAGTGAC gtttggaaacaatttatatcatttgaatctatTTCGGAATTATGGAAAAATCAGCCAACATACTTATTAGTCcagatgttatttattatgggAGGAGCAGTAACACTTATACACG CACTTACTAATGGAGGAAGACGTCCTATACTTTGGTTATGCATAATTTGTCATGGTTTGGTTGTTGAgagtatatgttatattatgcctGAAATAGACAATTTTTGGCATAGTACTGCACCAGTTATGTTTTTCAGACATAGGCTTCCGTTGTACGTCATAATCTTAT atTCAGTATTTTATTACATAGCAATTGAAATAGCGTACAggacaaacaaaacaaaagtagGTTTTATAGTTACTGTAggattaaatgtatttttgattgATTTACCATATGATATAATGGGTATAAAATTTGTTCATTGGACTTGGCATGATACAGACCCAAACATAGAGGACCGAATGTATTGGGTACCATGGActtcttattattttcatatggTGTTTTCTGCAAGCtttgttttttggtttttcataaAAGGTGTAAATCTTGACCAAACATATACATCCAGAACGGAGATCTTAACTTCTCTAAAAGCAATATTCCTTAGTACACCCTGcggaatattatgtttttctgtaCTGTATCACCCATTACATGATCTGTGTGATGTCCCAACACAAACAATAACAGTGTTTTTAATGTCATTATACATTATGTTGTCTATTTTTAAACGCAAACCTAGAAAAATGTTTCACCGTCCATCTACTATGATTTTGTATCTTATTGTGTACTATGctacatttttgtgttttgCAATATGGGGTAAACCGGAAAATGAAATTTCAATTGGACCTCATGAAGAAATTGGTCCGTGCAATATTACTGTTTCATCTTTTGGAAca gaattaaaaaaacgtaaatatttatgtattgaaGACTATAATGAAGATTTTGATTTCCATTGTGTGAATGATGTCCCTTCTCAACATAGcctaatgtatacaatatgtggAACACCTTTTAAGAATCGGactgaatatataattttattaatcacAATCATTATAGTAGCATTTACACATTTCAatgaatcatttaaaataataaaacaaactaaaaaatctcattga
- the LOC132939212 gene encoding uncharacterized protein LOC132939212 isoform X2, translated as MPEIDNFWHSTAPVMFFRHRLPLYVIILYSVFYYIAIEIAYRTNKTKVGFIVTVGLNVFLIDLPYDIMGIKFVHWTWHDTDPNIEDRMYWVPWTSYYFHMVFSASFVFWFFIKGVNLDQTYTSRTEILTSLKAIFLSTPCGILCFSVLYHPLHDLCDVPTQTITVFLMSLYIMLSIFKRKPRKMFHRPSTMILYLIVYYATFLCFAIWGKPENEISIGPHEEIGPCNITVSSFGTELKKRKYLCIEDYNEDFDFHCVNDVPSQHSLMYTICGTPFKNRTEYIILLITIIIVAFTHFNESFKIIKQTKKSH; from the exons atgcctGAAATAGACAATTTTTGGCATAGTACTGCACCAGTTATGTTTTTCAGACATAGGCTTCCGTTGTACGTCATAATCTTAT atTCAGTATTTTATTACATAGCAATTGAAATAGCGTACAggacaaacaaaacaaaagtagGTTTTATAGTTACTGTAggattaaatgtatttttgattgATTTACCATATGATATAATGGGTATAAAATTTGTTCATTGGACTTGGCATGATACAGACCCAAACATAGAGGACCGAATGTATTGGGTACCATGGActtcttattattttcatatggTGTTTTCTGCAAGCtttgttttttggtttttcataaAAGGTGTAAATCTTGACCAAACATATACATCCAGAACGGAGATCTTAACTTCTCTAAAAGCAATATTCCTTAGTACACCCTGcggaatattatgtttttctgtaCTGTATCACCCATTACATGATCTGTGTGATGTCCCAACACAAACAATAACAGTGTTTTTAATGTCATTATACATTATGTTGTCTATTTTTAAACGCAAACCTAGAAAAATGTTTCACCGTCCATCTACTATGATTTTGTATCTTATTGTGTACTATGctacatttttgtgttttgCAATATGGGGTAAACCGGAAAATGAAATTTCAATTGGACCTCATGAAGAAATTGGTCCGTGCAATATTACTGTTTCATCTTTTGGAAca gaattaaaaaaacgtaaatatttatgtattgaaGACTATAATGAAGATTTTGATTTCCATTGTGTGAATGATGTCCCTTCTCAACATAGcctaatgtatacaatatgtggAACACCTTTTAAGAATCGGactgaatatataattttattaatcacAATCATTATAGTAGCATTTACACATTTCAatgaatcatttaaaataataaaacaaactaaaaaatctcattga
- the LOC132939215 gene encoding small ubiquitin-related modifier 3, with the protein MAVDKGDAPEHINLKVLGQDNAVVQFKIKKHTPLKKLMNAYCERTGLAMATVRFRFDGQAISEADTPSSLEMEEGDTIEVYQQQTGGLENFRDYY; encoded by the exons ATGGCCGTGGACAAGGGT GATGCTCCTgaacatataaatttgaaagTGCTTGGGCAGGACAATGCTGTAGTGCAATTTAAGATCAAGAAGCACACTCCTTTGAAAAAGCTTATGAACGCATATTGTGAAAGAACA ggCTTGGCAATGGCTACAGTCCGATTTCGATTCGATGGCCAGGCCATTAGCGAAGCTGATACTCCATCGTCCCTAGAGATGGAAGAAGGGGATACAATTGAAGTCTATCAACAGCAGACAGGTGGTCTAGAGAATTTCAGAGACTACTATtaa
- the LOC132939214 gene encoding peptidyl-prolyl cis-trans isomerase-like 1, with protein sequence MKDSVMIHGAGGIPDKSWKPQFGIIETTMGQITIELYWDHAPETCRNFAELCRRGYYNNTKCHRIIRNFMIQGGDPTSTGRGGTSIYGTHFDDEIHDDLRHTGAGIVSMANSGPNTNGSQFFITLAPTQWLDKKHTIFGRVHSGMNVVKRMGMVETDKNDRPVDDVKILRGGIKM encoded by the exons atgaaagatTCAGTTATGATCCACGGAGCTGGGGGTATTCCGGACAAATCATGGAAACCACAATTTGGAATTATTGAGACTAC AATGGGTCAAATAACAATTGAACTATACTGGGATCATGCTCCAGAGACTTGCCGTAATTTTGCAGAACTTTGTAGAcgtggttattataataatacaaaatgtcaTAGAATTATTCGCAATTTTATGATTCAAG GTGGTGATCCAACTAGCACTGGCAGAGGGGGTACATCAATTTATGGTACTCATTTCGACGATGAAATTCATGATGATCTTAGACATAcag gagCAGGTATTGTGTCTATGGCTAACTCAGGACCTAATACAAATGGTTCACAATTTTTCATTACATTAGCACCAACTCAGTGGCTtgataaaaaacatacaatatttg GTCGTGTTCATTCCGGGATGAATGTTGTCAAAAGAATGGGCATGGTAGAAACGGATAAAAATGATCGACCTGTTgatgatgtaaaaatattaagaggtggaataaaaatgtaa
- the LOC132939210 gene encoding pyruvate dehydrogenase [acetyl-transferring]-phosphatase 1, mitochondrial isoform X1, translating into MSLNLFINNVCLLGIKNIFKFQLHSKCIHRSVAARKITPQEVTAILSSKEHIYEFEQNLGSVKAYETNQLESNAPIEDTRAEAKCLLTSGMLFGVFDGHGGASCSHVITKRLFDYICVSLLPKPLLLEYLESGNQLVEMRNETFDLVGELKTLYAQSLKSYVLKLINESQEHQFKMKDALEKAFLQLDEDIMAEARFNINSEVDNLTLNVGLSGSVACVAHIDGPHLHVASTGDCLAVVGVYTDDDTWIAKVMVEEHNTDNLNELHRVISEHPSNEKDTVIKYERLLGQLAPLRAFGDLRYKWSREMLSEHIVPKLGENAIPPFYYTPPYLTAKPQVAHHHLQPRDKFLILATDGLWDFMSPLQVVRLVGEHMSGKVTLTPLTLPRKNMKLSDINNLLLQRRDSLKRKPVDANACTHLIRNALGGSEYGVEHAKLSQLLNLPKNISRSFRDDITITIVYFNTEYLRHPQS; encoded by the exons ATGTctcttaatttgtttattaataacgtGTGTTTACTGGGcattaaaaacatattcaaGTTTCAATtacattcaaaatgtatacataggtCTGTTGCAGCTAGAAAAATAACACCTCaagaa GTGACAGCGATTTTAAGCTCTAAAGAACATATTTATGAATTTGAACAGAATTTGGGATCTGTTAAAGCATATGAAACAAATCAACTGGAATCAAATGCTCCAATTGAAGATACTCGTGCTGAAGCAAAATGTCTTTTAACATCTG gtaTGTTATTCGGAGTATTTGATGGGCATGGTGGCGCAAGCTGTTCACATGTAATTACCAAACGTTTATTTGATTACATTTGTGTAAGTCTATTGCCCAAGCCACTACTTTTAGAATATCTAGAATCTGGTAATCAGCTTGTTGAAATGCGCAATGAGACATTTGATTTAGTTGGTGAATTAAAAACCTTATATGCTCAAAGTCTGAAGTCATatgtacttaaattaataaatgaaagcCAAGAACATCAGTTTAAAATGAAAGATGCATTAGAAAAAGCTTTTTTGCAATTAGATGAAGATATTATGGCTGAAGCAAGATTTAATATCAATAGTGAGGTTGATAATTTAACATTGAATGTAGGGTTGTCTGGATCTGTAGCATGTGTTGCTCATATTGATGGACCTCATTTACATGTTGCTTCAACCGGAGATTGTTTGGCAGTAGTTGGAGTATATACAGACGACGACACATGGATAGCTAAG GTTATGGTTGAGGAACATAATACTGATAATTTAAATGAACTTCATAGAGTGATTTCTGAACATCCATCTAATGAAAAAGatacagttataaaatatgaaagacTTCTTGGTCAGCTAGCACCATTAAGAGCTTTTGGAGATTTAAG atataaatgGTCAAGAGAAATGTTATCGGAACACATTGTTCCTAAACTGGGAGAAAATGCAATACCTCCTTTTTACTACACGCCTCCATATTTAACTGCTAAACCTCAAGTTGCTCATCATCATCTTCAACCAAGAGATAAATTTCTAATACTTGCTACAGATGGCCTGTGGGATTTCATGTCTCCGTTACAA gtTGTTCGTTTGGTTGGAGAACACATGAGTGGAAAAGTTACATTGACACCACTTACGTTACcaagaaaaaatatgaaattaagtgacataaataatttacttttacaaAGACGAGACAGTTTAAAACGAAAACCAGTTGATGCAAATGCATGTACACATTTAATACGCAATGCATTAGGCGGTTCCGAATATGGTGTTGAGCATGCTAAATTATCTCAATTACTAAATTTGCCCAAAAATATTTCTAGATCATTTAGAGAtgatataactataactattgtttattttaacacaGAGTACTTAAGACATCCTCAATCTTAA
- the LOC132939210 gene encoding pyruvate dehydrogenase [acetyl-transferring]-phosphatase 1, mitochondrial isoform X2, which produces MLFGVFDGHGGASCSHVITKRLFDYICVSLLPKPLLLEYLESGNQLVEMRNETFDLVGELKTLYAQSLKSYVLKLINESQEHQFKMKDALEKAFLQLDEDIMAEARFNINSEVDNLTLNVGLSGSVACVAHIDGPHLHVASTGDCLAVVGVYTDDDTWIAKVMVEEHNTDNLNELHRVISEHPSNEKDTVIKYERLLGQLAPLRAFGDLRYKWSREMLSEHIVPKLGENAIPPFYYTPPYLTAKPQVAHHHLQPRDKFLILATDGLWDFMSPLQVVRLVGEHMSGKVTLTPLTLPRKNMKLSDINNLLLQRRDSLKRKPVDANACTHLIRNALGGSEYGVEHAKLSQLLNLPKNISRSFRDDITITIVYFNTEYLRHPQS; this is translated from the exons aTGTTATTCGGAGTATTTGATGGGCATGGTGGCGCAAGCTGTTCACATGTAATTACCAAACGTTTATTTGATTACATTTGTGTAAGTCTATTGCCCAAGCCACTACTTTTAGAATATCTAGAATCTGGTAATCAGCTTGTTGAAATGCGCAATGAGACATTTGATTTAGTTGGTGAATTAAAAACCTTATATGCTCAAAGTCTGAAGTCATatgtacttaaattaataaatgaaagcCAAGAACATCAGTTTAAAATGAAAGATGCATTAGAAAAAGCTTTTTTGCAATTAGATGAAGATATTATGGCTGAAGCAAGATTTAATATCAATAGTGAGGTTGATAATTTAACATTGAATGTAGGGTTGTCTGGATCTGTAGCATGTGTTGCTCATATTGATGGACCTCATTTACATGTTGCTTCAACCGGAGATTGTTTGGCAGTAGTTGGAGTATATACAGACGACGACACATGGATAGCTAAG GTTATGGTTGAGGAACATAATACTGATAATTTAAATGAACTTCATAGAGTGATTTCTGAACATCCATCTAATGAAAAAGatacagttataaaatatgaaagacTTCTTGGTCAGCTAGCACCATTAAGAGCTTTTGGAGATTTAAG atataaatgGTCAAGAGAAATGTTATCGGAACACATTGTTCCTAAACTGGGAGAAAATGCAATACCTCCTTTTTACTACACGCCTCCATATTTAACTGCTAAACCTCAAGTTGCTCATCATCATCTTCAACCAAGAGATAAATTTCTAATACTTGCTACAGATGGCCTGTGGGATTTCATGTCTCCGTTACAA gtTGTTCGTTTGGTTGGAGAACACATGAGTGGAAAAGTTACATTGACACCACTTACGTTACcaagaaaaaatatgaaattaagtgacataaataatttacttttacaaAGACGAGACAGTTTAAAACGAAAACCAGTTGATGCAAATGCATGTACACATTTAATACGCAATGCATTAGGCGGTTCCGAATATGGTGTTGAGCATGCTAAATTATCTCAATTACTAAATTTGCCCAAAAATATTTCTAGATCATTTAGAGAtgatataactataactattgtttattttaacacaGAGTACTTAAGACATCCTCAATCTTAA
- the LOC132939213 gene encoding uncharacterized protein LOC132939213 — protein sequence MQIAFFSECPKTLLSKHKVHFIHQGIKKCNFYFAFFDIFSAFLWFLSHFFSIHSKIIKIPIYAVAIENAQKLLNDNNLELNLTFIKANYGNLAKYITTLETSGLSLADAINIIAQVQNEIGTDNSSIGKSIKKKLEVVIEKNSGFKTMKHISNILEGKATSRNNTIPEELTADDMAHLKFAPMTSVDVERSFSRYKTTLADNRRRFLFENIKQHLIIQCYETKGKKNEEEDGQEDN from the exons AtgcaaattgcatttttttctgaatgtccgaaaacattgctttccaagcacaaAGTTCATTTCATACATCaaggaattaaaaaatgtaacttttattttgcattttttgacatttttagtgcatttttatggtttttaagtcattttttcagcattcattctaaaataataaaaatacctatatatgctGTAGCAATTGAGAATGCACAAAAActgttaaatgataataatttggaaCTAAACTTGACATTTATCAAAGCAAATTATGGAAATTTAGCAAAATACATTACTACATTGGAAACATCTGGATTATCGTTGGCTGacgcaattaatattattgctcaAGTACAAAATGAAATCGGAACAGACAACAGTAGTATCggaaaatccattaaaaaaaaactagaagttgtaattgaaaaaaattcggGATTCAAAACAATGaaacatatttcaaatattttggaaGGAAAAGCAACATCTcgaaataatacaatacctGAAGAACTAACTGCTGATGACATGGCTCATTTGAAGTTTGCACCTATGACGTCAGTTGACGTGGAACGAAGTTTCTCGAGATACAAAACAACACTGGCCGATAACCGTCGAAGATTTCTGTTCGAGAATATTAAGCAGCACCTAATTATACAGTGCTATGAAACAAAAG ggaAGAAGAATGAAGAAGAAGATGGACAAGaagataattga
- the LOC132939211 gene encoding vacuolar protein sorting-associated protein 4 — protein sequence MAVSATLQKAIDLVTKATEEDRNKNYEEALKLYESGIEYFLHALKYETQGEKAKDSIRGRCTQYLERAEKLKDYLKNGKNKKKPVKAGESNSKNDDKKNDSDDDGDDPEAKKLQNKLEGAIVVEKPCVKWSDIAGLEGAKEALKEAVILPIKFPHLFTGKRIPWKGILLFGPPGTGKSYLAKAVATEANNSTFFSVSSSDLVSKWLGESEKLVKNLFELARQHKPSIIFIDEVDSLCSSRSDNESESARRIKTEFLVQMQGVGTDNEGILVLGATNIPWVLDAAIRRRFEKRIYIPLPEEHARLIMLKQNLGNTYHLLTEADLKTLATKTEGYSGADISIVVRDALMQPVRKVQTATHFKRIAGPSRSDPNVIVNDLLTPCSPGSPGAVEMSFMDVPSDKLLEPAVSMSDMLRSLATSKPTVNDDDMKKLDKFTMDFGQEG from the exons ATGGCCGTTTCTGCTACTTTACAG AAAGCAATTGATTTAGTAACCAAAGCAACTGAAGAAGACcgcaataaaaattatgaagaagctttaaaattatatgaaagcgggattgaatattttttacatgctttaaaat ATGAAACCCAAGGCGAAAAAGCTAAGGATAGCATACGAGGTCGTTGTACACAATATTTAGAAAGAGCTGAAAAACTaaaagattacttaaaaaatggaaaaaataaaaagaaaccaGTTAAAGCTGGAGAATCAAACTCTAA AAATGATGACAAGAAAAATGATAGTGATGACGATGGAGACGACCCTGAAgcaaaaaaactacaaaataaattagaagGAGCTATTGTTGTTGAAAAGCCTTGTGTGAAATGGTCAGACATAGCTGGCTTAGAAGGAGCAAAAGAAGCCCTTAAAGAAGCTGTCATACTTCCTATTAAATTTCCTCACCTATTTACTGGCAAAAGGATCCCTTGGAAAGGAATACTATTATTCGGG cCACCAGGGACTGGTAAATCGTATTTAGCGAAAGCGGTTGCGACGGAAGCTAATAACTCTACATTTTTTTCTGTCTCATCTTCTGATCTTGTATCTAAATGGTTAGGTGAATCTGAAAAACTGGTGAAAAATCTTTTTGAATTAGCTAGACAACATAAACCCAGCATTATATTCATTGATGAAGTAGATTCACTTTGTTCATCGCGTTCAGATAATGAATCTGAATCAGCTCGACGAATAAAAACTGAGTTTTTAGTACAAATGcaag GTGTTGGTACTGATAATGAAGGTATTCTTGTATTGGGTGCCACAAACATACCCTGGGTACTTGATGCTGCTATACGTAGACGTTTTGAGAAGCGTATTTACATACCTTTGCCAGAAGAACATGCTCGACTAATAATGTTGAAACAAAATTTAGGCAATACCTATCATTTACTAACTGAAGCTGACCTTAAGACATTGGCAACTAAAACTGAAGG ctaTTCTGGAGCAGATATCAGTATAGTTGTAAGAGATGCATTAATGCAACCAGTACGTAAAGTGCAAACAGCTACACATTTTAAACGAATAGCTGGCCCTAGCCGATCAGATCCAAATGTTATTGTAAATGACTTGTTAACACCGTGTTCTCCGGGTAGCCCTGGTGCCGTTGAAATGTCATTTATGGATGTCCCCAGTGATAAACTTCTTGAACCTGCAGTTTCTATG agTGATATGTTACGATCATTGGCAACATCTAAACCTACAGTGAATGATGATGATATGAAGAAATTGGATAAGTTTACTATGGATTTCGGTCAAGAAGGGTGA